A single Acidaminococcus sp. DNA region contains:
- a CDS encoding ribonuclease HIII, which yields MAQNIKKNVSFENWVQEAIEKLQPLAAEPIAEKAINYGVQLTIKDKGQDAKLNLYHGKKGFTMTWGGKDTPFRASLQEALEKPAAQGEASGPLVSAVSLLDDIPGFDGVWAGSDESGKGDFFGPLVVAAVCVNREIASAFRQAGVRDSKALTDAQIGRLAKQIKEQALAVKVLALPPDLYNKRYQWFKERGCNLNQLLANGHVQALSGVLTDVPSCHFALVDRFAVHNKITERLTSQFVGLTVRQQPRAEADMAVAAASILARDEFVRIMKQLGMEAGMELPKGGGAQATQTALVLEKKVGRKKMPHFVKMHFANAGAL from the coding sequence GTGGCACAAAATATAAAGAAAAATGTTTCTTTTGAAAATTGGGTGCAGGAAGCAATTGAAAAATTGCAGCCCCTGGCGGCAGAGCCAATTGCGGAGAAAGCTATTAATTACGGTGTCCAGCTGACGATTAAAGATAAGGGGCAGGATGCCAAGTTAAACCTGTACCATGGAAAGAAAGGCTTTACCATGACCTGGGGCGGAAAAGATACGCCCTTCAGGGCCTCTCTGCAGGAAGCACTGGAGAAGCCTGCGGCCCAGGGGGAGGCTTCCGGCCCGCTGGTCTCTGCTGTTTCCCTTCTCGATGACATTCCGGGTTTTGACGGCGTCTGGGCCGGCAGTGATGAATCGGGGAAAGGTGACTTCTTCGGGCCACTCGTCGTAGCGGCTGTCTGTGTCAATCGGGAAATTGCTTCCGCTTTTCGCCAGGCTGGCGTGCGGGATAGTAAAGCACTGACAGATGCGCAAATCGGTCGGCTGGCAAAGCAAATCAAGGAGCAGGCTCTCGCCGTAAAGGTACTGGCTCTGCCTCCGGATCTCTACAATAAGCGCTATCAATGGTTCAAAGAGCGGGGCTGTAATTTAAATCAACTTTTGGCAAATGGTCATGTCCAGGCACTTTCCGGAGTGCTGACGGATGTGCCTTCTTGTCATTTTGCTCTCGTTGACCGTTTTGCTGTCCATAATAAGATCACTGAACGTCTGACATCACAGTTTGTCGGATTAACAGTACGTCAGCAGCCCAGGGCGGAAGCTGATATGGCAGTTGCTGCCGCTTCTATTCTGGCGCGGGATGAATTTGTCCGTATTATGAAGCAGCTTGGCATGGAAGCAGGGATGGAACTGCCCAAAGGGGGCGGAGCGCAGGCTACGCAGACGGCTCTCGTCTTAGAGAAAAAAGTGGGACGGAAAAAAATGCCGCATTTTGTGAAAATGCATTTTGCTAATGCCGGCGCGCTCTAA
- a CDS encoding Asp23/Gls24 family envelope stress response protein — protein MKVIAFTGPSGTGKSFRAIGVAHDHLCDGIIDDGLLIEGTKILAGTSAKTEQNKVQAVKRAIFMDKKHCAEVRKALAGSNIENLLVIGTSDKMAVTICKRLGIPQPSEYVHIQDIATPREMKRARELRIKEGKHIVPVPTIELKPHLSGVLVDLPHRLFSRNKKHKNIQKKSIVRPSFSYYGKISVTDYVVSDIVRIVVEKNKNVDRITSIKVRRPADTSKGMTIYLDLVLFFGAEIFDTVKQLQTKIKFKVEGMTSMPVRDINVAVRSLTVRQPKTSENE, from the coding sequence ATGAAAGTTATCGCATTTACAGGACCCAGCGGTACCGGCAAAAGTTTCCGGGCTATCGGTGTGGCGCATGATCACCTTTGTGACGGCATCATCGATGATGGCCTCTTGATTGAAGGAACCAAAATTTTAGCCGGCACTTCGGCAAAAACAGAACAAAATAAAGTCCAGGCCGTAAAGCGTGCTATTTTCATGGATAAGAAACACTGTGCAGAAGTCAGGAAGGCCCTTGCGGGCAGCAACATTGAAAATCTTCTTGTCATCGGCACCTCCGATAAAATGGCTGTCACGATCTGTAAACGGCTTGGTATTCCGCAGCCTTCGGAGTATGTCCATATCCAGGATATTGCGACTCCGCGGGAAATGAAAAGAGCCCGGGAGCTGCGAATCAAAGAGGGAAAGCATATTGTCCCGGTTCCTACCATTGAATTGAAACCGCATCTTTCGGGTGTGTTGGTGGATTTGCCGCACCGTTTGTTCAGCCGCAATAAAAAGCACAAGAACATCCAGAAAAAATCCATTGTCCGTCCTTCTTTCAGCTACTATGGCAAAATTTCTGTGACAGATTATGTGGTCAGCGATATTGTACGTATTGTCGTGGAGAAGAATAAGAACGTTGACCGGATTACTTCTATTAAGGTCCGCCGTCCGGCCGATACCAGCAAGGGAATGACGATTTATCTGGATCTTGTGCTGTTTTTCGGGGCTGAAATCTTTGACACGGTGAAGCAGCTCCAGACAAAAATTAAATTTAAGGTAGAAGGCATGACTTCCATGCCAGTAAGAGATATTAATGTGGCTGTTCGCAGCCTTACCGTGCGGCAGCCGAAAACGTCTGAAAACGAATGA